The nucleotide sequence GCTTGCAGCGACTGATCTTCCGCACCAGCTTCACAGCATCCTTGTTTGAAAACATCTTCTTCATCTACTTTATGCAGGTCTGCTGTCTCAGCTCCTTCAGAGATTGGATCCTTTAGCTGGGATTTACCTTCACCTATTTTCAAAGAGCTCTCAGGTGTGGAACTTTTTCCACGCTCTGGGTTATTTTCCTCTATCGTAACGGCGGACTGATCTGATGAACTGACAACTTTATCACCTTGGCCCATCTCATCCTCCCCATCAGATAGACCAGAATCATTTGTATCTACCCTCTCCTTCATTACAGATGTTCCCTGCTGATTTTCCATTCCCTTCTCTTCTGAGTTAACTTCCATTTCAACGCCCACCATTTCATGTTCTCTACCATCTTGTGTAGCGGACATGTTTTGATCTAGTTCCACAGTAGTGATTTCTTTAGATTCTTCCCCAGGCTGCTTTTCTATATTAGGCTTCAAGACCTCCACTGTATCCGGTTCCTCTGGCTCAAAGTGTTTCATCTCCTGAGCCTCTGGAAGGTCTTCAAAGCTGACCTCAACCAATGAGTTGCCTTTATGTGTATTGCTGTCTTCTATATTACTGAATCTTTCATGCTTTTCCTCAGAAGAAGTCTGTAATCtttccacctcctctgttgccTCTGCTTGATCCTCTGCTTCTTGCTGATTGTCCTCGGGTCTTTCCACTTCCAATTTCAGCCCTGTGTCCTGgtccccttcctgtctgtcatcTGTAGCAGTGTTTCCTTCcacagtattttctttttcctcacaaaTTGCTGCAAACACATCCACATTAGGGCATCCAGACTCTGAAACGACCTCTGATTGTTCTTCAACTATCGTTTTTTCATTTGGATCCACCATATCCTGATCAAGACCTACTTCTTTATCCCTTCCCTCACCCTCTGCAGCCAGTGGAGTTGAGGCACGGGCCGCACCATCTGTAAAACTCGGTGATATTCCAATGAACTCGAAGTCAGAATGATCGACATCTTCATGTGAAACGTgactgatttctttttcattggCTGAACCCACAGTTCCCGATGGGATCTCCTCCGTCTCACCACTTGGTTCTTCTGCTTCTAGTTCCCTGTTTAGCGATTCCCCTTCAGAAAGTTTGCCTTTTGATGTGAGCCTCTCTGTAATaccatgtttttcttcttctgtgcctGTAGCACCATCAGATGCATCCTGTTGGATGGTGGAAAAACTGGAGACTGCTTTTGAATGACTGAATTCTTCTCCAGTTTTGGAATCAATAGAATTTTCCCTAAAAATTGTGCAAAAAATGGTGCTCAGTCTGACAAGCAGTACATCTGTAAATCATAAGTTAAGGAACACCTACTTATCTGTTTTCCTGTGCCTTTCCTTTTGCTGCTCTCCTGCACATCTTAAACTGCAAATCTGCCTTTTGCTAGTTCAAAATAATTCATAACCTACGAGTATTTGAGAATTCTTTAACGATAATATTCTCGCATTTGAAAATGGCACCTTAATGGTTAAGGCACAGCAACAGTTGCCGAGTGCTGAAGATGTGATCGacgcagacaaaaaaaacaacacgttTCACCTGGATAGCAATGACACATTGTCTATTGACTTTGaacacagaacaaaaaaaatttATTGTCAATTTCTCCTCATATATCCcttgttatttttctttcactctGGTCCCTCTCCTGGTTTTTATCTTTTGCTTTAAATAGGACATGCAATGACTCACTTGCATGTAGTCGCCCTGGTTGCACTCGTTTCTTCAGTAGCAGGGACTTGGTCTGTCTAAATATGTAATAAGACAAGAAAACAATTTCACAGATAAAGAGTACCGGTAGAATGAAGCTGTTCATTCTGACAATAGTGCTGTAAACTGTAAACTAATTTTACCTCTGTGTCTTTAAATTCATGATTATAATAGAATCTCTCTTCCAGTCTAGCAGCCCACTCAGCAGTGTCCAGGCCACTCTCTGttattaaataaagttaaatatgTCAATAAGAtacatttttcacttttttttaacatttgagtTACCTTGTCTTTGTTTGAGAAGAGAACTAAAGTACTGTGCAGCATATTTGGGAATGTCTTCAGGCTGGTCTCGCAGGACTTCTCTGACCAGACCATTCAAGATGGTACCAAAACCTCGGGGGAGCCGCAGGTGAGTGCTGGAGAATGGTACTGACATTCTAATAAATTATAGGACAAGACAAAACTTTTCACTTTCACACAACCCTTAACATATGGAGGTAGACAGTAAAGCTAACATGGCTTTTGGTGTTTTGGTTAAAAATATCTA is from Takifugu rubripes chromosome 11, fTakRub1.2, whole genome shotgun sequence and encodes:
- the LOC115251556 gene encoding midasin; the protein is MSVPFSSTHLRLPRGFGTILNGLVREVLRDQPEDIPKYAAQYFSSLLKQRQESGLDTAEWAARLEERFYYNHEFKDTETDQVPATEETSATRATTCKENSIDSKTGEEFSHSKAVSSFSTIQQDASDGATGTEEEKHGITERLTSKGKLSEGESLNRELEAEEPSGETEEIPSGTVGSANEKEISHVSHEDVDHSDFEFIGISPSFTDGAARASTPLAAEGEGRDKEVGLDQDMVDPNEKTIVEEQSEVVSESGCPNVDVFAAICEEKENTVEGNTATDDRQEGDQDTGLKLEVERPEDNQQEAEDQAEATEEVERLQTSSEEKHERFSNIEDSNTHKGNSLVEVSFEDLPEAQEMKHFEPEEPDTVEVLKPNIEKQPGEESKEITTVELDQNMSATQDGREHEMVGVEMEVNSEEKGMENQQGTSVMKERVDTNDSGLSDGEDEMGQGDKVVSSSDQSAVTIEENNPERGKSSTPESSLKIGEGKSQLKDPISEGAETADLHKVDEEDVFKQGCCEAGAEDQSLQATQSNSSTEAPETETETLETSAQPLSGEDEDQRTAEESEPDFKVLEEETPESSEAVEETKFDSGEQEDRETLFVKDSVSPDPRADAVEEEHLEKDTTGPEDISGEKVTLVHCLNKDYSSHSWQF